Proteins encoded together in one Shewanella acanthi window:
- the nadK gene encoding NAD(+) kinase — MTTKFHTIGLIGKPHHSGTNQTLKRLHHWLTMQGYEVLVEERVASELGSSVEAVELLEIGQRCDLAIVVGGDGNMLGAARVLARFDVAVIGVNRGNLGFLTDLPPDAFEEALAKVLDGEFDTEHRFLLEAEVYRHGQLKASNTAVNEAVLHPGKIAHMIEFEVYIDDQFMYSQRADGMIVSTPTGSTAYSLSAGGAILTPNLQALILVPMFPHTLSCRPIVVDACSTIKMVVSPDNGENLEVSCDGHVHLAVLPGDEIIVRRSAEQLCLIHPKGHNYFHVLRSKLGWGSKLF; from the coding sequence ATGACCACAAAGTTCCACACTATCGGCCTAATCGGCAAGCCCCATCATTCTGGGACCAATCAAACCTTAAAACGTCTGCACCACTGGCTGACGATGCAAGGTTATGAAGTGTTGGTCGAAGAGCGGGTTGCCTCCGAGTTAGGCAGCAGTGTTGAAGCCGTTGAGTTACTCGAAATTGGTCAGCGCTGCGATTTAGCTATCGTCGTCGGTGGTGACGGTAATATGCTGGGGGCAGCAAGGGTGCTGGCGCGTTTCGATGTGGCCGTGATTGGTGTTAACCGTGGTAACCTCGGCTTTTTAACGGATTTACCGCCCGATGCCTTTGAAGAGGCGCTGGCTAAAGTACTCGATGGCGAATTTGATACCGAACATCGCTTCCTATTAGAGGCCGAGGTTTATCGCCACGGCCAACTTAAAGCAAGTAATACAGCGGTAAACGAAGCGGTGCTCCATCCGGGGAAAATCGCCCATATGATTGAATTTGAAGTCTATATCGACGACCAATTCATGTATAGCCAACGTGCCGATGGCATGATTGTATCAACCCCTACGGGTTCTACAGCCTATTCACTTTCTGCGGGTGGGGCGATTTTAACCCCCAACTTGCAAGCTTTGATTTTAGTGCCCATGTTCCCCCATACCCTTTCCTGCCGCCCGATTGTCGTCGATGCCTGCAGCACCATAAAAATGGTGGTTTCCCCCGATAACGGTGAGAATTTAGAGGTCAGCTGCGATGGCCACGTGCATTTAGCCGTACTGCCAGGGGATGAAATTATCGTGCGCCGCAGCGCAGAGCAGTTATGTCTTATCCACCCTAAGGGCCATAACTATTTCCACGTGTTGCGCTCAAAATTAGGCTGGGGTAGTAAATTGTTTTAA